In the Trichoderma atroviride chromosome 4, complete sequence genome, AGGCTCGTGGCGGCATTCAAAGACGTGGCAGCCTGTTTGCGGGTATGGGGCGTCATAGGTGCAAAGTCACCAGCATGCTTGTCTTTCTGCTGCGTTGCAATGGTGCGTAGTGCGCCTGTTCCCTCAACATATCCTGAGACACTAAAGGCAGTCAAGGCAGCCCCCTGAACACCCGATTTCAACTTGCTAGATATAGCGGCTCCCGATTGCAGCGGCTTCGCGCCTTCAATGTCCCAGATGCCCCACATGCCATCTGCTAATAAGGCGAAGACTGCCCGGCCATGAGCTATCCATGCGGCATCCAGTATCGGCTTGCGTGAGGAAGATATCTTGGCAAATGGCTGGTATAGTGAGAGTAGCCACGAGCCTTGAGCCGGGAAGGGTCCTCGGGCATCCAAGTCTGGGGGTAATGATGGCTGCGCAAAATCGTATATCCTTACAGCGTGAGGTGACGACACCGCAAGGAGCTGTGAAGCATTTGTGGGGTTGAATGAGATGCTGGTGAGGGGAGCAGGGAGAAACTCGCTCTGAAAGGGCTCAATTGGCCGTTGGGAAGACATCTTGTCTTCTAGCGCGATATCCCACAGATGCAGAACGCCAGAAGCTTGTCTTGAGAAGGCGGCCACCACTACCCTTGGCGCCTTGCTTGATGATTCGATAGATCTTGGGGCAATCAGAGTGATGGCTAGGCCGTCGCTGTGTTTTGTCTGGCCACCAAGAAGCGTCAGGGATTCGCCCCAGGACCCAGATCCAGCTTGTCCAGCCAAGAGATCTGCTCTGAGTTCTGGTCTCGCCTTGCTTTGGGGAGAGGGTGGCGTCAGGGGCAGTGTGACAAGATAGGCATCGTTTGTGGCGCAGGACACCGCGAATACCATCTTTTCGGCCAAGATTGGCTCGCCATTGGATGCCACTTCAGCTGAAGAACACGGTATTAGAGGCATTACAGCAACTTTCAACACAGCCGTCCCAAAAGCTAGATCCAATGTCTGAATGGTCTCGGGATAGGGGTTCCTTTCGATGGTGTCTTCAAACTCAGGCTTGTCGACAAAGCTCTGGCCAGTCTGTGATTTCGCCGGCGGCTCGTCATCATCTGAGTCAATAATCATGACAGAATCTTCAGAAGCTCCATTTCTCTGCTCTTTATGGTTTGTCGGTTGTTTCGATGTCTCTTTGGAAGCTTTAAAACGTCGGCCGCCTCGCCAAACCAAAGTTACGCCGTTGTCGTGCCCATAGATTAATATGGTAGCTCCCTGAGGGGATTGAACGGGGTATGTCTGGACATCGTTGACTCGGCGTGACAAGTTGTATCTGTGATCTTGGCATTAGTCTCATACTACGCGATGCTTTTGTCGCATACTCACGTAAACTGCGTATTCTGCGCCGTTCGACGTATTCTAGGCGTAGCTGCAGGGCCCATTGCGAGACGATCTGATTATTGCCACACACCCTAGGGTGAGAGCAAGATTGTAAGAAGCTCTGTTCGTTTATTTTTCCACGTCGAGGGGCCTTAATATGTCGTTTGCAGCCAAATTGCAAAGTAGATAGTGCTTGGTGGTTTTCGATGGTGGTTTTGTATGGGAACTTTTCCTTGACGCGACATGCTAGCAGCAGGGAAGCTCTAGAAATTTATATCACGTGATGCGCGCAGCTGCCTTTCAGCCTCTACCCTGAAAACTGAGCTTTGTATTCCATATGGTAAAACCAATTATGCTTAGGTATGTTTGGTACAGGGAATGATTAATTAGTATAAATTAGATTCATACTAATATCGCTAAGCTTTGATTTTAATAGGCGGCTATTAAGCTTGAAATTCCTCCACGTTGCCTTTTAGAATCATTGAGCATCAGATACCGAACTGCGTTATCACACATTTCATAGATAGTATCTGCCTTGGCTCCTCATGTAAAGCTACCTGAGAGCCAGTGTATTTAATTGATACAATAATTTTTGTTGATTATGAGCAAGAGATTTATATGAAGCATTGCTCGTAATTTCCAGCGTGGCTGCTCTACACTCGTCgtatggcgaagaagagctatGTTATCTACTACGCAGTAGACTATAGATGCCAACACGCATATAAAGAGACCCAAAATGAGAatataccaaaaaaaagccaaagatgatATAACGAAACAGTTGCTATTGTTTATCGACCGGAATAAACTGAACACGACCACCAGCTATGGAACACCACCAATAACAGTATTTGATCACACGGTTGGACGTAATCCATGAAATATCACCTGCCAAACGAACATCTTCGTACTTTCAAACAGCTTAAGCACAGCAATTAACAGCGCTCACAATCTCAATgaataattttttttgtttcgaCATGATGGTACTTGGTTACTATGCGCAATCCCTACATACACAATCCCACCCAAGATCCATCGCCCACgtcccaaaaaaaaagaaaaaaggaagtAAACAACTCAGTTAGCAACCATATTTTATCTTCTAGCTCCTTCACACACAAACACACGTCCCTGGCCTTTATCTCTTTCATACATACACCCGAAGCATTGATAGCTCGGTTAATGCCTCTCTCTCCGCACGCCAACAAGTTTATACACAGGAGGTTCCTGGAAATGGGAattgttaaaaaaaaaaaaacacgctGGGCCAACAAAGCAAAGCGTGTTAATCGGGCAGCCTTGCGCCTCCCCTTTGCTTCATAAAAGTTGTGAAGACGAGGAGTTTAATGCCGTTGCGTTCCTCGCTCTCTAAtcgccaaaaaaaattaaattgTAAGAGTCAATCGGACACGTAAGGAGTGGACGGCGTAGGGAAAGCCGGGGTatgatgttgaagatggccaaacTCATTCATTTCCCTGAGTAGTAAAAGTCTATCCCTACGCctgaaataaagaaaagagaaagagaaaatgtCAAAACGCCGCTTGGCCATCGGGCCAAGAGGGGGGGGTCAACCAAATGGACATGAGCTACCATCCCGATAACGCCGTAAATGCCCATGATTGAAGGAGAAATTGGTGAGGCCAAATGAAAGGCAAATTCGCTCGTCGTTAAGTGGATATGTGGCTATTTGCTTATGCGTTGGTGACCTGGCAAAAATCGTTAGCTAATCAGAAAGCTCAAAGTTTATAAGTGAGCCGCTAGTGCGGGCAACGTCAACATACCCGCAAGATACGACGAGAGTAGTCCTCATTGTCTGCAATACTGCCATCACTGAGCCTGCGGTGGGCCAGGACAGGGTCGAGACGAGAGTCGGTCATGGAAATGCTACCGCTGGTAGAAGGCGGCTTGGAGCCGTTGATGAAGGCATTGACGGCGGCATTGCGGCGATGTTCCTCCTCAATCTCGGCGTTCCGTCTTCGCCTCATGGTGAAAAAGGCAGCTCCCAGAAGACCTCCCAGGAcgacaacaccaacaacggTGCCCGCAGCAATACCAGCAACGTTGGTCTTCTTTCCTCCCGACGGAGCATCTGATGGAGTTGGCTCTGCAGATTGAGTAGCCGGGCTTGAAggattggcggcggcggccgaAGATTTCTCGGCATCAGATGACGTCGAgctggttgaagaagaagtagacgATGTCGTTGATGATGGGGGCGTATAGTTGGGAGGATCGATGTTGATACCAGTGTTCCATAGGCTGAAGAAACCTGGGTTTCCAAGAGTGCCGCAAGCCTCGTTACCAAAGCCAGGGCAAGCGTAAGTACATTTGGAATCATCAGCCAAGTCATCCGCGGGGGGATAAAGCATTCCGCAATAACACTTGGCACCCTGCAGTCCCGTGACAGCAAAATTCTTGGATTTGCACAAAATGTTGCATGAGCCGGAAGAAACCTTTGTCGGCACCACGCCGCTTGTTTCCGTCAAGTTTCCCTTGGAACTCCAGCAGCCCGCCGATCGATCGGCGCCTGGTACAGGTGCTTGTGATGGCACTTGGAGATTGGCCCGGATAACATGGCTAACCTCATCGACTCTCATAGGGGTTGCACCAAGAGCAGTGCAAATCTGAGAAGCAGCCACCAAGGCGCCGGAAATGATTGTTGACGATTTCATATTGATAGAACGAGCGtgtgaaagagaagagagatgtCAAAGTGAAATCAGgccggaaaaaaaaaagagcctcAGAGTGGAGGCTACGGGTTGAATGTCGATGCGAAACAGGCAGAAGTAAAAGATTAATATCAGGCTGGCTCCACCGGGGAGTTTGTcaaaggataaaaaaagagacgagactctggcaggagaagaaggctgttgGACTTTGGCGGCCGTTCGCCTTTGTATGGCGACTGTGCGATATGTGCTTCTTTCTACTTCGAGGGGCCTGCTTAAGTCGAGGGAAAAAGTCGTATGACTTGGATTCGGCGGCGAGTGGCAGAACGAGAAACGAGAGGCTCGACAGACAGACGCCTTTGCtggtggaagatgggaaTTCTCAAGAGATCAGAGCAAAGACCGACTGCATCTGATTCCTTTGACCCGATGGGCTTTGAGAAACGCTGTAGGGAGTCGGTGTCGTCGAAAGAAGGAGTGAACTGGAACGAGCGTCCTAGAGGCGTGACTTGTTTTGTTGAAAGGGAGAGGAGACGAGAAGGAGAAACGACAGATTTGGGGGGGGCGGCCAAGGCAAGCAGGACGGCCTGGGGGGGTGGGCGCCGGGTCGTGGCAGCTGAGTACGTACCGCCAGGTACTCGTACACGGATCAGGGAGCTGGGATTAGGCCAGTTGGTGTGGTTAAGGGGAAATTAGTGCGCTGGCCCGCCCGGCGCTGGCGCTTTGGCTGCGTGTGAGTGCCTACTCCGGAAGCTACGAAATGCACGTACAGGACGCTGCAGGCCGGGATACGACGCCGCTGGTGCTTGCGTGAGCGACTGAGCGAGTGATTCACCATACAGGCATCAATCGATGGCACTTGCTGGGCGCCAAACACTATTGACCCCGAGTCCAATGTATCGCTGGCTGGCATCGAGGCAGATCTATCGATGTCTGGTGCTCGACGGGCTGCCCTTGACGTTCTCACCAGTCCTCTGCGTCCCCTCTCTGTTGTCAATATtgacgctgctgcgccgAAGCACACCGCGCTCGCACGTCCTGCCACTAATGCAGGGAGAAAATATTGCCTGCAGGTACCGCCACAGCAATGCAGTGCCCGCGATCcgccagagaaaaaaacatctcGTTCCTGGGCTGGCGCGAAGCTCAGCAAAGCAGCTCCAGCCCCTGGCCAAGTGCAGTCTTGCGTCTCCCGCATCCTTGCCTGCTGCCGGCCAATCGCAGGCGCCATGCTGGAATGCAGCGGGCCTATTGGGCTGCGCAGCGCGTCGGCACCCGCCAGCTAGGCCGCGAACAGGCTAGGCCTGCAAGGCCCGAACCTGTCACGGTGGCGCCCAAACAGCACGAAAAAACTTCAGGAACAGCTGTGCTACAGGCTGGGGAAAAAGGGACGCGTGGAGCAGCACAGCGCCAGAGGTAGCGCGTACGGGGGCTGTGCCGCGGCCGCGTTAgtgctgcagcgctgcgCGCGCGCGCAAACTCTAACGGCGTCCCTGGATCGAGCCTGGCATCGGAGTCGCGGGTACCTTCAGAAGCTCCTGCAGACGGCGTCCGAGTGGCGTTCCGTCCTATTTCCCAACTCCACCTCAATCAAAAGCTCTTCCACACACACAATGCAACCTTTCCTTTCACTGGGCATTCCAAGAATAACGACGCGGCCAGCACGAGGAGGTGTATTTACGGCAGCTCGCTCGCGCAACCTGCTGTGCCTGAGCCGGGAGACACGGCTGGCTGCCCGTCACTTGCGTCCCGTATTTGCCCTGTTCgtggcgatgctgcagcatgTCGAGCCGCGAGACAAATTGAGGGAATAGCGGCCTCTCCAACGGCCGCCCACCATCGACAGGGGTCGGGCCAACTGGCTGATATTAAAGGCACACAGTCGGCTGCTGATGCGTCGTCGTGCGACCTCCGAGGCCTTGTTCGTGTTGCGCCTAGCGAAAACAGGAACTGGCAGAGACCCATGGCCCATGGGCTCCATAATAATAGGAGAGCAGTGCGTTTCATGTCGTGCCTTTATCCAGTCAACGCACAACTCGCTATCGACACCGGCCGGTGCACGCATAACTCGAACTGCAGGCAGTTGTGGGCCGCGAGTACCTGTGCGGGTGTGCCACGGCCGTCCTGATTCATTCTCTTGCGGCCACGTCGAAGTTGGCGCCTTGATGGTCGCAAAGCTGAGACAGCGCGACCCTCCTTTGTGCCAACTTGCGACAGCCTCGAGTTCCCTCGATGCTTCATGTCCTTACGCACATGGTCCATCGCTGCCCGATTCGTCATACCCGCTGCACATCACGGTAGCGAGGCGACGATCGAGATGTTTGCTTGGCGGCCTGCTCTTGATTGGAGGTGGGagcctcagcttcttcttcggcgccGAACACGTGTGTCTCCGCTACGATGGAGGAgtgccgccatcatctcagGGTCAATGCCGCCTAGTTCCCTGTTTTTTTACAGGTGCTCGTCCTCTTGTCCAACTTGCGCCGAAAAGCCCTCTTCtgccatggacgaggacgCACCGCTGCGGGTCCTCCATGCCTATGTAGGTCAGCACGGCCACAAGGACAGCATTGTCAATGAAGCCACAATCTCACCTTCACCGCCTGCTCTTTTGCACCGTGCATCGCTGGCACCGATACAGAGTACAATACTGTACGTGAGCAGTTACATACAACCGAGGCTGCTATCCgtgtactgtactgtactgtatgCAGAACGATGGTGACCGGCAGCGGATATCAAGACAAACCGGCCTTCCGAGCCTTGCTGTGCCCCCATGTACAACCAATATCCCGTACTGTAGTACTGTAGGTACTTGTGGTGTTTGCTCCTCTGATAAGACCCCTCGTCGCCCTTTTCACGTGCGGTAGGTATCACGACTTGCTGcgtgcatgtatgtatgtatgtgcTTGCGTCTTCGCAAAGCCGCTCGTTTGCCTGCCTTATCATGCAATATATGCATGGACCATCTTGTGTAGGGCTTGCCAACTCGGCGCCCAGGCGATATCCTGATGCAGCGACGGAgtacagctacagctacatgtacccaagGTGCCAAGGTAAAGCCGGAGCCCACAGGTGGCCAGCAGCATTAGAAATCCTttctttgagaagaagaagccttcCGAAGCCGAAATTCCTTCTACTGCTACTAGTGCCAATAATATCTACTGTTATTAGGTACTATTTCTTAACCCATACATGGTTCCTCCGTGTTATAAGCTCCGGAGCTTCCGTGGGTGGCTACAAGCATGGGTTGTCAGGAACTGGTCAATAGCCCAGGCGAACCCATTTGTTTTGAGTCTAGGTTGCTCTCATCTCACATTGAGCACGAGATCTGAATAAAGCGTGTAAAAGGGGAGTATTGCGTGCATATTGAGAGGGCTGGTGGATTCTAAAAATAATCGCCCACTTTATTAAAAGTACCTACTCCATAGAATGCAATGGATTGATGCGCGGTTTCTAAAGCCTCAGCCCTGAATAAAAATTATACAATGGGATCTGCAAACAATCACGTCTGTGCTGAACAACATACAGTATAGTGAGCGATATTTCCTATACAAGTTGAAGATTTAGCTGGAAGTCGATGGCGAGTGTTTGGCTCTTATACAGCCGTGTATCAACAACTCGTCTCAGGTGCGTGGTCTATGATGTGTTACGTGAGATACGGCAGTTTTTTCCGAATCCCAAAACGAAGCTGGTGTATCACGTTATGGCGATAATAAGTTGCATGTCATGAATATAGAAATGTACTTGTAATACGTTTACCCAGCAAGTCGACTGCTCCCTAGAGTACGTTCCAGTTATGGCTCGTGATGATGCTCAAGACTTGCTGTATATGTAAGGTATATAGGCTAGGTATGATCCAACGCTATCACGCTTTCTTGATATGCAAAATAACTCTTTACGTGATATGGGATGAATTTAGCTAATGGCATGCTAGATCCTATGTTATCTCAATATGGCAGCGAGACGGCGCATATACGCTTTGACAATGATGCCACAATACGGTATAAATGGCACTCTTGTATCGTAATGCAGTATGATGAGATCGGTGGCTTTCACTCAAATACCAAGCTCTCAAGAGTTCAATCGTCGTAGATTCCTAAGCACAAGGGTTATAGAGAGTCTATATAAACGAAAACATGCATGGTGATGAGTTTAATTCCATCGCGTAGGAGGTATCGGAAATTTCCAAAGCTAGACAATGAAAGGAATTATAGAGCCACGTAGAGACTGGCAGATATGAGTGggtatattaaaaataaagctgTTCAGGGcgagatggacatggacatggacgCAGTTGAAGGCAAACAAAGTACCTAATGTACTCATCACTTTTGGTCAGAAACAGCTACTGCTAGTGACATTGATATCTTATTTTCACGTCTTGCAGAAGCTGACAGCTTTTAAATCTTCTTGCTACTGCAGACATCCATACTTTGTAAGCGTCATTAGGGTCACAAAGAGGGATGTTGACTTTATCCAGCAATGCGTCTTAAGATGCCTGGTCGAACAAAAGATTGTAGAGGCAAAGATTATAGACAGCGTCGTGTCGTCGCATCAATTTCTTCATGTGAGTACATTGTCAGAACACGATAGCCACTACTACCGATGTCACTTCTCTACTTATTCACAGAAGATGGAGCTCATACATCTAACAATAGATTTCTGCATTATATGTCACATCGCTTCCCACTTTCTTCGCACCTTTCTTTGCAAGCTGCCAAGACACATGCACCTACTTACACAAACATCCTCCTGGAAACTAGCAAAGCCACAATGAGGGTTGGCCAGTCAGACTAGCCATGTAATGTGTTGGTTTTATCAATTAATTCCTTATACTATACTTTTCACTATCGGTCTGTGTATCTGGCAGTGAATCTGCTGGTCGTACGATTTGGCCATCGACTTGGGAGATAGATGTATGTCAAAATGACGGGATTAGCTGGCAAAAATACGCCACCTAGGCGATTCCAGAAGAATTATACATCATAAAatgtcttctttcttccttctaCTTCTGGCAATCTACTCGTATCTTCCATGATGGTAGGCGCAtcatccttttttttatgtaaAATACCTACAGTAGAACAGGATTTGGTTTGCATCGTACAAGTTACCAGGTGAGCCTTCCCGGTACTAATAAACCCGACGCTTTTGCAATGTTTTGGGAAAGACGGGGAACATTCAAAGGCTGGTCGAATAAAACCTGCGCTTGCGTATTGACTGTATTCGTGCAAAGTCTTGAGACTGCTATTACTCTACGAAATACATTCTGCCTTTAAAATGTTGAGCAAGGAACAGTCCAGAGACATTCaaggaagagggaaaagagcaGTATCGAAATTACTTTGGAGGCTTAGCTTTATGAGTAGGTAGATAAGATTTTATTAACCAAAGTGTTTCTGGATCTTGGATAGTTGGAAGTTACTTGTTGGGTGAAAATAAATTTCGTACGGTAAGCGTATAAGTCGGTTGTGATACTattagtactactagtagtataaCCTACTAAGATGCTACCTACAGAGGCGGCCAGAGACAGCGACATCAAATATTCATGTTACAAAGCACTTTTTATTAGTGCCACAGTCAGTGAgcaaatgaaaaaaaaactcatcTTCAAAATACTCAATTAAATCAGCTTGGATATTGATGGAACGAATGTAGGAAAAGTATCTACAAAGTGTAACCGGGTAGGTAGAAACTGCGGGCTCCTACTAGGTAATATGGCGCAAATAGATAGGCGCCATTACATGCATCCAGAAAGTTGCTACTCCATACCAGCTGAATCGATGGATGATTGACTGAAACAGACTGTTACCCGGGACAGTCAATGATTCTGTCGCCAAGAGAGGCATGAGATGACGACGGTAATGGTCTATGTTGCTATCATTGGTTTCCAGCAGCGGCTTGCCTCGGAACTGTATCAGAGGCTGGGGTCTCCCGTTTCAGCTACTTGGACGTAATAGCACTGCGCCAAGCAACAAATGCTGCGGTAGAGCTGCGTATCAAGGTACCAGGTACTGACATGCGCGCTGTTGCATGTACAGCACCTCATACTTGGATCCCTCCCTTGTGTCTCGAATGCTGGGGTACCTGCGTGATGGACTCAAGTTTGTGCTCACTCTCGAGGGGCGATGATGCGCATTATTTGGTAcccgatgatgatgtcgtTGACATACCTTGACGTTCGAGACCTGGCCGTAGGAGCGACACTGTAGCGGGTGCTCTATCTGCTTCACTCAAGGTTGAATAAAGATGGCTTGCCTCGGCAGCAAACGCAGTTCAACCCAAGCTGCGTTTACTCAGCGGAGTAAAGTGGCAAGGCCATACTTGGGTAGCTTGCAGCTCGAGCTCGTAAATGGCAGGCAACGGAGGATGCAGGCCGTACCTACATATTAGGTAGACAAAAGCACCATTCGTAAACTCATTCCAGATGAGTCTACCGTTTCTGATGCCGTAATACCAACGATCGGTACCTAATACTGCACGGCGATATACCTAGCTGGCAATAATGTGGCCTGAGGCACCATGTCTGTTTGTTGATCTCCGTCGCCCCATCAGCCAGTTAGGCTCGGGTCTGGGCAAGTTGGGGTAAAGTACCCAGGTACGCCATTGGAGGTAGCTCTGGTGTCTTTTTCGGCGGGAAAGAACCTCCGCAGCTGCTCGGGCGGTACTCAAAGGGCCCCCTTGCAGGGCCGCCGTGCGTCATCAGCCCGTCAGCACAGGCACCAATAGGCGCGACAGCACGCAAACGGCGCGAGCACGAGGCCTAACCCCCCGTCCGCCCTGTTTGATTAGCCCAGGTCCAGTGACCTCTTGGTCTGTAGCAGCGGTAGCATCACCGCCAGCCACCGATGCTACACCAGAGGCCGACCAGTACTAAGCTGCCTGCCGCCTTCTTATCTAAGTTcccgctactgctgctggcgccaCTACAAAGGCAGCTTCGTCATCCCTTCTCCTCGGGCTGCTCTTCCAATCCATCAACTCACCATCCTCCATCCATCACCTCTCACCCCAAAAACACCCATCATCAAGTTCCCAAGTGTCGCCCAGTATGAAGAGCGCATTGATTGCCGCTGCGGCGCTTGTCGGCTCCG is a window encoding:
- a CDS encoding uncharacterized protein (EggNog:ENOG41), giving the protein MGPAATPRIRRTAQNTQFTYNLSRRVNDVQTYPVQSPQGATILIYGHDNGVTLVWRGGRRFKASKETSKQPTNHKEQRNGASEDSVMIIDSDDDEPPAKSQTGQSFVDKPEFEDTIERNPYPETIQTLDLAFGTAVLKVAVMPLIPCSSAEVASNGEPILAEKMVFAVSCATNDAYLVTLPLTPPSPQSKARPELRADLLAGQAGSGSWGESLTLLGGQTKHSDGLAITLIAPRSIESSSKAPRVVVAAFSRQASGVLHLWDIALEDKMSSQRPIEPFQSEFLPAPLTSISFNPTNASQLLAVSSPHAVRIYDFAQPSLPPDLDARGPFPAQGSWLLSLYQPFAKISSSRKPILDAAWIAHGRAVFALLADGMWGIWDIEGAKPLQSGAAISSKLKSGVQGAALTAFSVSGYVEGTGALRTIATQQKDKHAGDFAPMTPHTRKQAATSLNAATSLDRLFAVRGGIKVIGLPSTPGKALQDESLALWIGGLEHVCVIPGVLRFWDSQLRRGSGGGVNLFSGAQPTRMVKLVDLTTGLLGERCCGVGLIPDACKNDDDIPDDGGLPVDVLIRGESRIVIVREGEDGPGRKIGDVVASRRKRLFSRNEKSEAIIVHGKQDRPASLSFNLSTVKPGTLRQKQAARDEYEGNGNGNGNGATDKSDDVPTPANRSRAGFGFADTLSAAADVTSDFTTRNVEAEMLDIMEIDQALNNMEDDRGSGRKKVFFEED
- a CDS encoding uncharacterized protein (SECRETED:SignalP(1-22)~TransMembrane:1 (n4-14c22/23o206-229i)), with product MKSSTIISGALVAASQICTALGATPMRVDEVSHVIRANLQVPSQAPVPGADRSAGCWSSKGNLTETSGVVPTKVSSGSCNILCKSKNFAVTGLQGAKCYCGMLYPPADDLADDSKCTYACPGFGNEACGTLGNPGFFSLWNTGINIDPPNYTPPSSTTSSTSSSTSSTSSDAEKSSAAAANPSSPATQSAEPTPSDAPSGGKKTNVAGIAAGTVVGVVVLGGLLGAAFFTMRRRRNAEIEEEHRRNAAVNAFINGSKPPSTSGSISMTDSRLDPVLAHRRLSDGSIADNEDYSRRILRVTNA
- a CDS encoding uncharacterized protein (SECRETED:SignalP(1-18)) is translated as MKRTALLLLWSPWAMGLCQFLFSLGATRTRPRRSHDDASAADCVPLISASWPDPCRWWAAVGEAAIPSICLAARHAAASPRTGQIRDASDGQPAVSPGSGTAGCASELP